The following DNA comes from Pseudomonas triticicola.
TGCACACCAGATACTCGCTGCGCGCAGCAATCGCGCCCATGCGCAGGGCTACAGCCTTGCCCTGGTTTTCCGCCAGATGCAGAACCCGCAGTCGCGGATCTTCCTTGGCCAGCGCATCGAGCACAGCGGCAGTGTTGTCCTTGGAGCCGTCGTTGATCGCGATGACTTCGATGTTCGGGTAGTGCTGGGCCAGCGCCGCGTGGATAGTATCGGCAGCGTTATCGCCTTCGTTGTAGCAAGGAATCAGGATCGAAATCAGCGGCTCGCCTTCCAGCGGCGGCGGCAGCGTGTCGTCCTGCCATGGCCAGTGGCGCTCCCAGTGCAGCCAGAAATACAGGCCGCCGGCGATCCACAACCCGGACATGAACAGCGGGTAGAAGAACACGAACGACATCAGGAACTGGCCGGTCACCAGGAAGATCAGTCCCAGCGGAACGCCAAGGACAATCGCCAGAACAAGCAGGGCTAACAGTCTATCCAGCATGTTATGGATTCCATTTGTTGGAGAGTGCAGGCCTTACGGTTTTCAGGTCTGGCAGGTTGTCGAGGAAGTTGTCCGGGTAGTAACCGAAACTGGTCGCGCCCTGGCGCTTGAGCCGGCCCATCCAGTCCGCCAGATGCACGGCGTCGATATCGGCCTGATCCTTCTGGTTCCAGTCACGCGCCTGCAATTCGAACACGGTGCGGTTGAGCGCGCCGGGGCGTTTCTTCACCGTGGCGACCAGTTCTTCCAGCCACGGGCCGGACTCGGCCAGCGTCTGTTTTTCCATCAATGGCATGGCCATCGGCGCCGTCCAGTCGTAGGTGGCGAGGAAGTCATCGAGGTTCTGCGCGAACCACGCTTCGCTTTCAGGATTGAGCATCGGCTCGGCGAAGATGTTGCGTGCGGTCAGCACTTGCGGGCCGCGAATCGCACGGACCTTCGCGGTCAGTTCGTTGGTGAAGTCGATCAGGTAGCGGCTCTTGAAACGCGTCCAGCGTTGCATCGCTGCCGGATCGTCGCGCAGCGCGGCAATCGAACCCGGCAGACCTTGAGCGGCGTACGCCTTCAAGGCATCCGGGCTGGCGTCTTCGAAATCCGAAAGCACCGCATCGTCGTGGTAGAGAATGCCGTCGACCGAGGTCAGCCGCGCCACGTCTTCATAGATTTCACCGATGATCTTGCGCACTTCGGGATTGAACGGTGACAGGCGTTTGTACTGCTTCGGATCGACCGAGGTGATGGCGGTTTTCGGGTCCCAGCGGGTTACACGCGGCAGCTTCGAATCCAGTTCGAAACTCAGCACCGGCATCCATGCAAAGACTTTCACATGGGCACGGGTGCGCAACTGCCAGGCGACGCGGTCGAACAGGTCGGCGCGCATCGGCAGGTGGCGGTTGGGGAAGTACAGCGAATGCACCAGACCATCGCCCTTGGGATCGGCGAAGGCTTGCAGGAACACCGTGCTGGCGCCCAGGTCAGCCATGCGCTGCACCAGTTTGCCCAGGTTGATGTCCTGCTGGGCCGGGTCCGGGTCGTAGACGTTGTCGAGATCGACATGCACCACGCGCATCGGCGCTTCGGCCTGCACCGAGACGATGCTGTTGGCGAAATGCTCGCCATCAGGATCGGACGCGACGAGAAAGCGCGGCCCGCTCATCAGGTTATCGAGGGTGTCGAGGCCGTCGTCCAGGGTCAGGGCCATTTCATAGCCCTCCTCGCCTACCACAGTCAGCGAGGTACCGTCGGCGGTGCCGTACGGCCAGACCCAGACCCGTGGTTTGTAACCGGTGGCCTTGCGGATCTTCTCGGAAATGTTCTTCACGTCGGTACGAATGCGCGCCTGGAAATCGGCTTCGGATTCATAGCGCTTGGTCACCGGGTCATAACGCCGGGTCGCGGCGGCCGGTTGCAGGTTGCCCTGCGGGTTGGCAAGGATGCCTTTGTGGTTGGCATCGGTGTGAGCGGCGATCTCTACCAGACCGGACTTGGAAATTTCGCGGATCTGCTGCCAGGTCAGGAAGTTGTCACGGTTACGCGGCGTGCCGGCGAAATCCACCGGTTGATTGAGCGGCGTGTCGATCCAGGTGCCCACCGGCGCCAGCAAGGCTGGCCAGTTGTAAGCGCGCAGCACCGGCAGCACGCGGGTATAGAAGCTGGCATAACCGTCGTCGAAACTGAGCAGCACCGCTCTCGCCGGCAGCTCCGGGCCGCCCTTGCGTGCGTCCATGATCTGGTCGACGGTCACTGGTTTGTAGCCATTCTCACGCAGCCAGGCGAGCTGCTCGATCATGCGCTCGGTGCGCACCGCCACCACGGCCTGATCGGGATCACGGTCTTCGACGTCGTGATAGGCAATGCCGAGCACATGGTTTTTTGGCCACGGTTGTTCACTGGCCGCGACCGGGCGCTCGGAGGGCGGCGCGAAGGCCGGGGCTTGCTGGGCGCAGGCGCTGATCAGCAGCGCTCCCAGCAGAAGGATGAAACGCGAGATAAAAGGCATCTTCAAACTCTTCTAGAAGCGGAAAGTGAGGTCGACGAGCAGACGCAGATCAGTTTCCCGATCACCGTCGTAAGGCCGGTTGATCACACTGAACATGCCGCCCACATCGAACACGTCGTTCCAGGCGTACCGTTGGCCATAACCGAGCAATGCCATGCCGCCGGTGCCGTGGTCGCGCTGGCTATAGGTGCCCGCGCCGGCCTGGAATTGCTGGCTCCAGGAAGTCTCGTAGCGGTGGTAGAGCACGTGATTGACGTTGACCAGCGGCATCACGCTGAAGTCCGACTTGGGGTTGAAGTACGGCACGTCGTCGGATTTCGAGTTGTGGCTGGTGCCGACTTCCAGGCCGGCGTCGACCTGAATGTTCGGCGCGGTGTAGATGCCCTCGCGCCCGGTCACCAAGGCTTCGACGCGGTTGTTGCCATCGCTGAAGTGCGACGGGCTGACCGACACGCGCCACTCGCGGCTTTCGTTGGCGCGCCAGCGCAGGAACGCACTGCCGCCATTGGCCTTGATGTCGCTGTTGAGCGCGCGCAGCGGGGTTTCCGCCGAGAGGTATTCGAGGCTGCCGCCGTATTGCCAGTGATCGTTGATGTCGCGGGCAATCGCCAGGCGCGCGCCCTGTTTGTCACCGAAGCCGTAATCGTGATTCGACACCTCGGCTTCGAGGGTCATGTCACGGGTGCGCCGTTCCAGGCCGACCCGCTGGAAGCGATGGTGGCC
Coding sequences within:
- the pgaB gene encoding poly-beta-1,6-N-acetyl-D-glucosamine N-deacetylase PgaB, encoding MPFISRFILLLGALLISACAQQAPAFAPPSERPVAASEQPWPKNHVLGIAYHDVEDRDPDQAVVAVRTERMIEQLAWLRENGYKPVTVDQIMDARKGGPELPARAVLLSFDDGYASFYTRVLPVLRAYNWPALLAPVGTWIDTPLNQPVDFAGTPRNRDNFLTWQQIREISKSGLVEIAAHTDANHKGILANPQGNLQPAAATRRYDPVTKRYESEADFQARIRTDVKNISEKIRKATGYKPRVWVWPYGTADGTSLTVVGEEGYEMALTLDDGLDTLDNLMSGPRFLVASDPDGEHFANSIVSVQAEAPMRVVHVDLDNVYDPDPAQQDINLGKLVQRMADLGASTVFLQAFADPKGDGLVHSLYFPNRHLPMRADLFDRVAWQLRTRAHVKVFAWMPVLSFELDSKLPRVTRWDPKTAITSVDPKQYKRLSPFNPEVRKIIGEIYEDVARLTSVDGILYHDDAVLSDFEDASPDALKAYAAQGLPGSIAALRDDPAAMQRWTRFKSRYLIDFTNELTAKVRAIRGPQVLTARNIFAEPMLNPESEAWFAQNLDDFLATYDWTAPMAMPLMEKQTLAESGPWLEELVATVKKRPGALNRTVFELQARDWNQKDQADIDAVHLADWMGRLKRQGATSFGYYPDNFLDNLPDLKTVRPALSNKWNP